A genomic region of Thermodesulfobium narugense DSM 14796 contains the following coding sequences:
- a CDS encoding MFS transporter — MNYIEIGSKEYKKVSLCILIGSIVNFALMYSPQPLISLYSELYHVSPETASLSISLTTITMSICLFFVSLFISSWNRKLIMSFSLILTSLLAIFTAFLSNFYLFLVLRFFEGIVVAGFPSIAMTYLNEEFSPKDIGKILGYYVSGTAIGGFLGRILTGIFTDLFSWQVAFLIQGSIFMLASVWFTFNLPDSKNFNKTNISFCRLKSVLIFTLFNSKLVNLYLTGFLLMGAYISILNYIGYPLSRDPYDLSQTAFGFLFVVNLVGVFSSAYFGNLSDQYSRRIIMCIALSIFLSGTLLTLEPLLFFKIIGVSLVAFGFFAGHAVASSWVGFLSSRRQKCQASSYYLFFYYLGASLLGWAGGFFLKLFGWNGIVFYVSILLIIAFFSSVRPLSNILSFNPVKVFSK, encoded by the coding sequence TTGAATTATATAGAAATTGGAAGTAAAGAGTATAAAAAAGTATCCTTATGTATTCTAATAGGCAGTATAGTAAATTTTGCACTAATGTATTCGCCACAGCCATTAATAAGCTTATATTCTGAACTTTATCACGTTTCACCTGAAACAGCAAGTTTATCTATTTCTTTAACTACTATTACAATGTCGATATGTTTGTTTTTTGTCTCTCTTTTTATAAGTTCCTGGAACAGAAAATTAATAATGAGTTTTTCGCTAATTTTAACTTCTCTCTTAGCCATTTTTACAGCATTTTTATCTAATTTTTACTTATTTTTAGTTTTAAGATTCTTTGAAGGAATTGTTGTGGCAGGCTTTCCATCTATTGCAATGACATATTTAAACGAAGAATTTTCACCAAAAGATATTGGTAAAATATTAGGATATTATGTATCTGGAACAGCAATTGGTGGTTTTCTGGGTAGAATTTTAACGGGAATATTTACTGATTTATTTAGCTGGCAGGTAGCATTTTTAATACAAGGATCTATTTTCATGTTAGCAAGTGTATGGTTTACGTTTAATTTACCCGATTCAAAGAATTTTAATAAAACTAATATTTCTTTTTGCCGTTTAAAATCTGTTTTAATTTTTACGTTGTTCAATTCAAAACTTGTAAACCTATATCTAACAGGTTTTTTATTAATGGGAGCATATATTAGTATATTGAATTACATTGGGTATCCACTAAGTAGAGATCCATATGACTTAAGTCAAACAGCTTTTGGCTTTTTGTTTGTAGTTAACTTGGTGGGAGTTTTTAGTTCAGCCTATTTCGGTAACTTATCCGATCAGTATTCAAGACGCATTATAATGTGCATTGCACTATCAATTTTTCTTAGTGGAACTTTGCTTACATTGGAACCATTATTATTTTTCAAGATTATAGGAGTTTCGCTAGTGGCATTTGGTTTTTTTGCTGGGCATGCCGTAGCTAGTAGTTGGGTTGGCTTTCTTTCATCAAGAAGGCAAAAATGTCAAGCGTCATCTTATTATTTGTTTTTCTACTATTTAGGAGCGAGCCTTTTGGGATGGGCAGGTGGTTTTTTTCTTAAATTATTTGGCTGGAATGGTATAGTTTTTTACGTTAGCATATTGTTAATTATTGCATTTTTCTCTTCAGTAAGACCATTGTCTAACATTTTAAGCTTCAATCCTGTAAAAGTTTTTTCTAAATAA
- a CDS encoding branched-chain amino acid transporter permease, translating into MNIINIIISIIIMALITFLARAFPFIFFRTKKPSEMIVFIGKYAPFSIITILVIYCLKDISFSKPPFGLNEFIAILFVIFLHLKFRNFFVSIFLSTFIFMLLVQLNLLRVFHF; encoded by the coding sequence ATGAACATAATTAATATCATAATATCTATAATAATAATGGCCTTAATTACATTTCTTGCAAGAGCTTTCCCTTTTATATTTTTTAGAACAAAAAAACCATCTGAAATGATCGTTTTCATTGGAAAGTATGCACCTTTTAGTATTATAACCATTTTAGTAATTTATTGTCTAAAGGATATTTCTTTTTCTAAACCGCCATTTGGGTTAAATGAATTCATTGCAATTTTATTTGTAATCTTTCTTCACTTAAAGTTTAGGAATTTTTTTGTTAGCATATTTTTAAGTACTTTTATATTTATGCTTTTAGTTCAATTAAATTTATTAAGAGTTTTCCACTTTTAA
- a CDS encoding arsenate reductase ArsC has protein sequence MRKKVLFLCTHNSARSQMAQGLMNVMLSENYEAFSAGTFATSINPYAIKVMNEIGIDISNQYSKNFDMYLNDEFDYIVTVCDNAKEGCPYFAGGKKQLHKGFEDPASFSGTYEEKLVKFREVRDKIKEWILEYFK, from the coding sequence ATGAGGAAAAAGGTTTTATTTTTATGCACACACAATAGCGCTCGCTCACAAATGGCACAAGGTTTGATGAATGTCATGTTGTCAGAAAACTATGAGGCCTTTAGTGCAGGAACTTTTGCGACTTCCATCAATCCATATGCAATTAAAGTCATGAATGAGATTGGAATTGATATTTCTAATCAATATTCAAAAAATTTTGATATGTATTTAAATGATGAATTTGACTATATCGTGACCGTTTGTGATAACGCGAAGGAGGGCTGCCCTTACTTTGCAGGAGGAAAAAAGCAGTTACATAAAGGTTTTGAAGATCCTGCATCATTTTCTGGTACATATGAAGAAAAACTAGTTAAGTTTAGAGAAGTTAGAGATAAAATTAAAGAATGGATTTTAGAGTATTTTAAATAA
- a CDS encoding helix-turn-helix domain-containing protein, translated as MNNLNFIIANNLKKIREERKLSLDKLSEITGVSKSMLGQIERGESNPTVTTLKKITTGLKISFTALLESPKPNVDIVKFNNITPIVEDDGKYRVYPVFTFDGNGRFEIYIVEFDKGSKLKAVAHPDRTQEFITVFEGELKVSLESEELIVSKGDSIRFSADKPHIYFNIHSSITRVSMILYYPI; from the coding sequence TTGAACAATTTGAATTTTATAATAGCTAATAATTTAAAAAAAATAAGAGAGGAAAGAAAACTTAGTCTTGATAAACTTTCAGAGATTACAGGAGTAAGTAAATCAATGCTTGGTCAAATTGAGAGGGGGGAATCTAATCCGACAGTAACAACTTTAAAAAAAATAACTACAGGACTAAAGATTTCTTTTACTGCTCTTTTAGAAAGTCCTAAACCAAATGTTGATATTGTAAAATTCAATAATATAACACCAATAGTAGAAGATGATGGAAAATATAGAGTTTATCCCGTTTTTACTTTTGATGGAAATGGACGTTTTGAAATTTATATAGTTGAATTTGATAAAGGTAGCAAATTGAAAGCTGTAGCGCATCCAGATAGAACGCAAGAATTTATTACAGTTTTTGAGGGAGAACTAAAAGTTTCTTTGGAAAGTGAAGAATTAATTGTTAGTAAAGGTGATTCAATAAGATTTTCTGCTGATAAACCACATATTTACTTTAATATCCACTCTTCAATTACAAGAGTAAGCATGATTCTTTATTATCCAATTTAA
- a CDS encoding flavodoxin family protein, producing the protein MSKNILVLTESPRKKGNSDLLADAFIDGAKVAGHNVTKFITAEKNIDGCKACNKCFTKNKACFFSDDFNELAPIAMNSDLLVISTPLYWFSFPSKLKAAIDKFYSFLIGNVTLKIKESLLIVCGATENQKEFQGITTSYELIANYMKWTNKGVITIKGMHEKKDILKTDWLKKLEEIGKNI; encoded by the coding sequence ATGTCAAAAAATATACTCGTTTTAACTGAAAGTCCAAGGAAGAAGGGTAATAGCGATCTATTGGCTGACGCTTTTATTGACGGAGCAAAGGTTGCTGGGCATAATGTTACAAAATTTATAACTGCCGAAAAAAATATCGATGGTTGCAAAGCGTGTAATAAGTGTTTTACAAAGAATAAAGCGTGTTTCTTTTCTGATGATTTTAATGAATTAGCCCCAATAGCTATGAATTCTGACCTATTAGTAATTTCTACACCTTTATATTGGTTTTCATTCCCATCCAAGCTTAAGGCTGCAATTGATAAATTTTATTCATTCCTTATTGGAAATGTTACATTGAAAATTAAAGAAAGCTTGTTAATTGTTTGTGGAGCTACAGAAAACCAAAAAGAATTTCAAGGGATTACAACATCTTACGAGTTGATAGCCAATTATATGAAGTGGACTAATAAAGGAGTTATAACAATAAAGGGGATGCACGAAAAGAAAGATATATTAAAAACTGATTGGCTAAAAAAGTTGGAGGAAATAGGAAAAAATATTTGA
- a CDS encoding AzlC family ABC transporter permease encodes MKIKKNILDTTFFHAALTTMPIMFGYVSGGIAFGLLLTSKGIPWIFAPIMSFFVYAGSMQFIAIQFFLSNTNLITIAIVTILINCRHMLYGLSLLEKFNLTGKFKPYMIFTLTDETYALLTTLKEINKVNKSKFYIYISSLNHFYWVFGTILGAILGNTIKFNTKGLDFTLTALFLVILIEQIRSYKTRLPLWIGATCAIGSIALIGKENMLLPSIIMSILFLMIFKKRVIQNEHN; translated from the coding sequence ATGAAAATTAAAAAGAATATTTTAGACACTACTTTCTTTCATGCCGCCTTAACAACAATGCCCATAATGTTTGGTTATGTTTCAGGAGGAATAGCATTTGGGTTGTTATTAACTAGCAAGGGCATCCCTTGGATATTTGCACCTATTATGAGCTTTTTTGTTTATGCTGGTTCAATGCAATTTATAGCTATACAATTTTTTTTGTCAAATACAAATCTTATTACTATTGCAATTGTTACCATACTAATAAACTGTAGACATATGTTATATGGTCTTTCATTGCTAGAAAAATTTAATCTTACAGGAAAATTTAAGCCTTATATGATATTCACTCTTACTGACGAAACCTATGCACTATTAACAACTTTAAAAGAAATCAATAAAGTAAATAAATCTAAATTTTATATATACATAAGCTCATTAAACCATTTTTATTGGGTATTTGGAACCATTCTAGGTGCTATTTTAGGTAATACCATAAAATTTAACACAAAGGGTTTAGATTTTACTTTAACAGCACTTTTTTTAGTAATTCTTATCGAACAAATTAGATCTTACAAAACACGTTTGCCATTATGGATTGGTGCTACTTGTGCCATAGGATCAATTGCACTTATAGGCAAGGAAAATATGCTTTTACCATCAATTATAATGTCTATTTTGTTTTTAATGATTTTTAAGAAGAGAGTAATACAAAATGAACATAATTAA
- a CDS encoding MFS transporter has product MLELFYMVEKNLDELKLSKHHLKAMFVSGMGFFTDAYDLFIIGVALSLIAPVWGLTSSEIALLGSSSLLAALFGSIFFGRFADNFGRKKIYGLEALIMTIGALMSAFSPNFLFLLFSRFILGLGIGGDYPVSAVIMSEYSNRSDRGKLVGLVFSMQALGLIIGPLVALSLLLLHIPLDFAWRLMLGLGALPSLMVIYLRRKLPESPRYLSQIVGDKKAALTAFVNFTGNGNKSYEPIHLNPKINHRLKDFFSNKQHTLTLFGTAGSWFLLDWAYYGNTISTPIVMNAICDSSSLELKMIYSLVIFVVFALPGYILSIIFMDIIGRKYIQLMGFGIMAFSFLLLGLIPDIESNVTGFLILYGLSYLFTEFGPNTTTFVLPSELFPTEYRTTGHGLSAGIGKLGAFFGVLFFPITESFLGLNMTFVIVSIICFMGIITTSVLTEPKGKSLEDCSYSKIVGK; this is encoded by the coding sequence TTGTTAGAATTATTTTATATGGTTGAGAAAAATTTAGACGAACTAAAACTAAGCAAGCACCACTTAAAAGCGATGTTTGTTTCAGGAATGGGGTTTTTTACTGATGCATATGATCTCTTCATTATTGGTGTAGCTTTATCTTTAATTGCTCCGGTGTGGGGACTTACAAGTTCAGAAATTGCACTCCTTGGTAGTAGTTCTCTTTTGGCTGCTTTGTTTGGTTCGATTTTTTTTGGTAGATTTGCAGATAATTTTGGTAGAAAGAAGATTTATGGTTTAGAAGCTCTGATAATGACAATTGGCGCTTTAATGTCAGCATTTTCGCCAAATTTTTTGTTTCTTCTCTTCTCAAGATTCATTTTGGGTTTAGGCATTGGTGGAGATTATCCTGTTAGTGCTGTTATTATGAGTGAATATTCAAATAGATCTGATCGAGGGAAATTGGTTGGGTTAGTTTTTTCTATGCAAGCACTTGGTCTTATAATTGGTCCTCTTGTTGCCTTAAGCTTATTATTGTTACACATTCCACTTGACTTTGCATGGCGTTTAATGCTTGGGTTAGGAGCGCTTCCTTCACTTATGGTTATTTATTTAAGGAGAAAATTACCAGAATCTCCTCGCTATCTTTCACAAATAGTTGGCGATAAAAAAGCAGCTTTAACTGCTTTTGTAAATTTTACTGGTAATGGTAATAAGAGCTATGAACCGATACATTTAAATCCGAAAATTAATCATAGGTTAAAAGATTTTTTTTCAAACAAACAACATACTTTGACTTTATTTGGGACAGCTGGTAGCTGGTTTTTGCTTGATTGGGCTTATTATGGTAACACAATTTCTACTCCAATTGTAATGAATGCAATTTGTGATAGTTCTTCTTTAGAACTGAAGATGATTTATTCTCTTGTAATATTTGTTGTTTTCGCTTTACCAGGATATATTTTATCAATAATATTTATGGATATAATTGGAAGAAAATATATTCAGCTTATGGGTTTTGGCATTATGGCATTTTCATTTTTATTATTAGGATTAATACCTGATATAGAAAGTAATGTTACAGGATTTCTTATACTTTATGGGCTTAGCTATCTTTTTACTGAGTTTGGACCTAATACTACCACTTTTGTCCTTCCCTCAGAGCTTTTCCCAACCGAATATAGGACAACAGGTCATGGCTTGTCTGCAGGAATTGGGAAACTTGGAGCCTTTTTTGGAGTGTTATTTTTCCCTATTACCGAGTCTTTTTTGGGACTAAATATGACATTTGTTATTGTTTCGATTATATGTTTTATGGGAATTATAACCACGTCTGTTCTGACTGAACCAAAGGGAAAGAGCCTCGAAGACTGTTCGTATTCTAAAATAGTAGGCAAATAA
- a CDS encoding LysR family transcriptional regulator, producing MDIRQIRYFLAIVQEGQFTKAASKLNIAQPPLSQQIKLLEKELGVELLIRKAKGIELTEAGQVFTARGEQILNLVDSTKKELSDLSRGHHGTVTIGTVSSSGVSILPKYIKEFHERYPDVTFQVFEGNTIKILDLVSKGVVNIGIVRTPFNLSNYEYIVQASNKPNDPMVVIYTDNWQFRNEKVGLADLKDIPLIIHRRYEEIIMNAFSKHNIIPNILCKGEDVRSIIAWAELGIGIAMVPKPPANIFKPKDMKMSEINSKMLETKTVVIWLKNIYLSSVVKNFIRLIRSHDST from the coding sequence ATGGATATTAGACAAATTCGATATTTTCTTGCCATAGTTCAAGAAGGACAGTTCACAAAAGCTGCAAGTAAACTTAATATAGCACAGCCACCGTTAAGCCAGCAGATAAAATTGCTTGAAAAAGAATTGGGGGTAGAACTTTTAATCCGTAAAGCTAAAGGTATTGAACTTACTGAAGCGGGACAAGTATTTACAGCTAGAGGTGAACAAATTTTAAATTTGGTTGATTCCACAAAAAAGGAGTTATCTGATTTAAGTAGAGGTCATCATGGAACTGTTACAATTGGTACAGTCTCATCGAGTGGAGTTTCAATATTGCCAAAATATATAAAAGAATTCCACGAAAGGTATCCTGATGTTACATTTCAGGTTTTTGAAGGAAACACAATTAAGATTTTGGATCTTGTAAGCAAAGGTGTTGTAAATATAGGAATTGTTAGAACCCCTTTTAATCTAAGTAATTATGAATATATTGTTCAAGCTTCAAATAAACCTAATGATCCTATGGTAGTTATATACACTGACAACTGGCAATTTCGAAATGAAAAGGTTGGTTTAGCTGACTTAAAGGATATTCCTTTAATTATTCATCGCAGATATGAGGAAATTATAATGAATGCATTTAGTAAGCATAATATAATTCCAAATATTTTATGTAAAGGAGAAGATGTTCGTTCAATTATAGCATGGGCAGAGCTAGGAATAGGAATTGCTATGGTACCAAAACCTCCAGCTAATATTTTTAAACCTAAAGATATGAAAATGAGTGAAATAAATAGCAAAATGTTAGAAACAAAAACAGTTGTAATATGGCTTAAAAATATCTATTTATCAAGCGTTGTAAAAAATTTCATAAGACTAATTAGATCACACGATTCTACCTAA
- a CDS encoding thioredoxin domain-containing protein, with protein sequence MQNFNKSNSLINESSPYLLQHSYNLVNWYPWSNEALKKAKDEDKPIFLSIGYSSCHWCHVMEKESFNNEEVAKILNEKFVSIKVDREEHPEIDKFYQNVHVVFNNRTGGWPLSIFMTHDLKPFFAATYIPVEKKSSGYAFPDILNAISSQYLNNKSMLIKFGDDILKYVDSLSKVEAAVEIGDNISDLFIKKVEDNYDAVHGGFSGAPKFPQVSLLDTLLYIYNRKKENKPLEMVENTLKNMSLGGLYDLVDGGFCRYSTDDIWLVPHFEKMSYDNALLSQVYLDTYQVTKNKLYLDIAIETIEFMLEKMQKNGLFYSSSDADTEGEEGKYYTYEYDEISKILEKYSIDPKTLSVTKDGNFEGKIILRLSKDSDRSKLANLFNELKNLRKERKYPFIDEKIITSINSMMIKSLFKTAKVNEKYSILAKECLKALLNFLYKDDTLYHCGVRGKKVKIKAFLEDYAYLVDALIEGYYFTQEEEYLKLAIKFTKDANNFFDEIWYFSLDEFKTTADVFDESYPSSASLMIMNNLRLNSYVSGEFSDIIKKSISSYSGKIAKYSQYTALAVKCFLEWKL encoded by the coding sequence GTGCAAAATTTTAATAAATCTAACTCATTGATTAATGAGAGCTCGCCCTACTTGCTTCAGCATTCTTATAATTTAGTTAATTGGTATCCCTGGAGCAACGAAGCTTTAAAAAAAGCAAAGGATGAGGATAAGCCTATTTTTCTAAGTATTGGTTATAGTAGTTGTCACTGGTGTCATGTAATGGAAAAGGAATCTTTCAATAACGAAGAAGTTGCCAAAATCTTAAACGAAAAATTTGTTTCAATTAAAGTTGACAGAGAAGAGCATCCAGAAATTGACAAATTTTATCAAAACGTCCACGTAGTGTTCAACAATCGCACTGGCGGTTGGCCTCTTAGCATATTTATGACTCATGATCTAAAACCATTTTTTGCTGCTACCTATATTCCAGTAGAAAAGAAATCAAGCGGGTATGCGTTTCCTGACATCTTAAACGCAATATCATCTCAATATCTTAACAATAAGTCAATGCTAATTAAATTCGGAGATGATATCCTAAAATACGTTGATTCATTGAGCAAAGTTGAAGCGGCAGTTGAAATAGGAGACAATATATCTGATCTATTCATAAAAAAAGTAGAGGACAATTACGATGCTGTCCACGGTGGGTTTTCAGGAGCGCCAAAATTTCCTCAAGTCTCACTTTTAGACACCCTACTCTATATTTACAATAGGAAAAAGGAGAACAAACCTTTAGAAATGGTTGAGAATACTTTAAAGAATATGTCATTAGGTGGGTTATATGATCTTGTAGATGGTGGTTTTTGCAGATATAGCACAGATGATATCTGGCTCGTACCACACTTTGAAAAGATGAGTTATGATAATGCGCTTTTGTCACAAGTTTATTTGGACACATATCAGGTTACCAAAAATAAGTTGTATCTGGATATTGCCATAGAAACAATTGAATTTATGTTGGAAAAAATGCAAAAGAATGGGTTATTTTATTCATCAAGCGATGCTGATACCGAAGGAGAAGAGGGCAAATACTATACATACGAATACGATGAAATTTCAAAAATCCTAGAAAAATATAGCATTGATCCTAAAACATTGTCTGTAACAAAAGATGGTAACTTCGAAGGAAAAATTATATTAAGGCTCTCAAAGGATTCTGATAGAAGCAAATTAGCAAATTTGTTTAATGAGTTAAAAAATCTTAGAAAAGAAAGAAAATATCCTTTTATAGACGAGAAGATAATTACATCAATAAATTCAATGATGATAAAGAGTTTATTTAAAACAGCAAAAGTTAATGAAAAATACTCTATATTAGCTAAAGAATGCCTAAAAGCCTTACTTAACTTTCTGTATAAGGATGACACTCTATATCACTGTGGAGTGCGTGGCAAAAAAGTAAAGATAAAGGCATTTTTAGAGGACTACGCTTATCTTGTCGATGCTCTTATAGAAGGATATTACTTTACCCAAGAAGAAGAATATCTAAAATTGGCAATAAAATTTACAAAGGATGCGAATAACTTTTTTGATGAAATCTGGTATTTTAGTTTGGATGAGTTTAAGACTACTGCAGATGTTTTTGATGAATCTTATCCATCGAGCGCTTCCTTGATGATTATGAACAATCTTAGACTAAATAGCTACGTTTCAGGAGAATTTTCTGACATAATAAAAAAGAGCATAAGTAGTTACTCTGGAAAGATAGCAAAATATTCTCAATATACGGCTCTTGCAGTAAAGTGTTTTCTGGAATGGAAATTATAA
- a CDS encoding type 1 glutamine amidotransferase — MRILAIRHVKEEGLGYLYNIFSEKGFGIGTNVIDICDITKNNTSKIDLDEYNFLIILGGYMGVYEYDKYPFLKDEFKIVESALNKDLPIIGICLGSQILAHVLGARVYKGEKGKEIGWYEMYKQYDHKFIHNFPTKFKAFCWHGDTFDLPKDSLHIFSSEKYQNQGFIYKNSIGLQFHIEVDTNMILKWANLYSDEIANEKIDKNSLIPEVEDIKKIQSYLTSLIDNML, encoded by the coding sequence ATGAGAATTCTTGCTATTAGACACGTTAAGGAAGAGGGGCTTGGCTATCTATATAACATTTTTTCCGAAAAAGGTTTTGGAATAGGAACAAATGTAATAGATATTTGTGATATCACAAAAAATAATACCAGTAAAATTGATTTAGATGAGTATAATTTTCTAATTATTTTAGGTGGATATATGGGCGTTTATGAATATGACAAATATCCATTTTTAAAGGATGAGTTTAAAATCGTAGAAAGCGCTTTAAATAAAGATCTACCTATTATCGGCATTTGCCTAGGATCACAAATACTTGCACATGTTCTAGGAGCAAGAGTTTATAAAGGAGAAAAGGGTAAAGAAATCGGCTGGTATGAAATGTATAAACAATACGACCATAAATTCATCCATAACTTCCCTACGAAATTTAAGGCCTTCTGTTGGCATGGAGATACTTTTGATCTGCCAAAAGATTCACTTCATATTTTTTCTTCTGAAAAATATCAAAATCAAGGATTTATTTATAAAAATTCTATAGGTTTACAATTTCACATAGAAGTAGATACAAACATGATATTGAAATGGGCAAATTTATATTCTGACGAAATAGCTAATGAAAAGATTGATAAAAACTCCTTAATACCAGAGGTAGAAGATATAAAAAAAATACAAAGTTATCTTACTTCACTAATTGATAACATGCTATAA
- a CDS encoding DsrE family protein has translation MKKVVIFAFRGDSMCFIHVLLYGIELSQNGIDTRIVLEGESTKLIPELYNENGPLFNLAQKALKLNLFEGVCKACSTMMGTIEDAKKRSFNILSDMSGHAGMARFINEGFEVITF, from the coding sequence ATGAAAAAAGTTGTTATTTTTGCTTTTAGAGGGGATTCTATGTGTTTTATTCATGTTTTGCTTTATGGTATTGAGCTTAGTCAGAATGGAATAGATACTAGAATAGTGTTAGAGGGTGAATCTACAAAATTGATTCCAGAACTTTATAACGAAAATGGTCCTCTTTTTAATCTTGCTCAAAAAGCGTTAAAGCTAAATCTATTTGAAGGTGTGTGCAAAGCTTGTTCAACTATGATGGGTACTATAGAAGATGCTAAAAAGAGGAGTTTTAATATATTATCTGACATGTCTGGCCATGCTGGAATGGCAAGATTTATCAATGAAGGATTCGAGGTCATAACCTTTTAA
- the wrbA gene encoding NAD(P)H:quinone oxidoreductase: MAKVLVVYYSLYGHIHKLAEAIGEGASSVDGIKVSIKRVPETLSNDIIEKMGATDIQQKIKSTVSEVSLDDLTNADAIIFGTPTRFGNMCAQMKTFLDSTGSIWSRGELFGKVGSVFVSSNTQHGGQESTILTFLPYLFHQGMIVVGLPYLFKGQTIMSEISGCSPYGASCVAGENSSRNVSQNEIAGAFFQGKYVALITKDISNNREKYFKTLVSLNN, translated from the coding sequence TTGGCCAAAGTTTTAGTTGTATATTATTCTTTGTATGGTCATATTCACAAACTTGCTGAAGCCATTGGTGAGGGGGCGAGTAGTGTAGATGGTATAAAAGTAAGCATAAAAAGAGTTCCAGAAACTCTTTCTAACGATATTATAGAAAAAATGGGAGCTACAGATATCCAACAGAAAATAAAAAGTACAGTTTCTGAAGTTTCATTAGATGATTTAACAAATGCTGATGCTATAATATTTGGAACTCCTACAAGATTTGGAAACATGTGTGCTCAAATGAAAACATTTTTAGATAGTACCGGAAGTATATGGTCAAGAGGAGAACTGTTTGGTAAAGTTGGTAGCGTTTTTGTTTCCTCAAATACTCAGCACGGCGGGCAAGAATCAACTATTCTAACCTTTTTGCCATATTTGTTTCATCAAGGAATGATAGTTGTAGGTTTACCTTACCTGTTTAAGGGGCAAACAATTATGAGCGAAATAAGTGGTTGTTCTCCTTACGGAGCATCTTGTGTTGCTGGTGAAAATTCTTCTAGAAATGTTTCGCAAAATGAAATAGCCGGTGCCTTTTTTCAAGGAAAATATGTTGCGCTTATCACAAAAGATATTTCTAATAATAGAGAAAAATATTTCAAGACTTTAGTTTCGCTTAATAATTAA
- a CDS encoding radical SAM protein: MQNKIWDWMQVEVTSLCNANCNYCPHTVYKKNWANRHLEMEIFKKLISHLDKIKLIYFQGWGEPFLNPKLFDMIEIAKKLGCRVGTTSNANLIDKELSERIVVSRIDNISFSLAGVDKDNDIHREGTSIERVLNAIDEINKAKKKLKINLPKINIAYLLFPSELGKIHNLPDLLKGRGIYQIVISTLDFIPTSKFENESLKFNNLNESYEFQKKIKKLIELGKDYGLEIYCNVPILTNKLKTCSENPERSFFLGSDGSVSPCVFTNLPLILNSTDDNKNYNKLVFGNIEEDDLIKIWNSKEYKDFRASFEKELCNMPCKDCLKRYIFPIETTFDSTFVSIPIS; this comes from the coding sequence ATGCAAAATAAAATTTGGGATTGGATGCAAGTTGAAGTAACGTCCCTTTGTAATGCAAATTGTAATTATTGTCCTCATACTGTTTATAAAAAAAATTGGGCTAATAGACATCTTGAGATGGAAATTTTTAAAAAATTAATATCACATTTAGATAAAATAAAACTTATTTATTTTCAGGGATGGGGAGAGCCATTTTTGAATCCAAAATTATTTGATATGATTGAGATTGCTAAAAAACTTGGTTGTAGAGTAGGCACTACTTCAAATGCAAATCTTATTGATAAAGAATTATCAGAAAGAATAGTAGTTTCAAGAATAGACAATATCTCTTTTTCACTAGCAGGGGTTGACAAAGATAATGACATACATAGAGAAGGAACTTCAATAGAACGAGTTTTAAATGCAATAGATGAAATCAATAAAGCAAAAAAGAAGTTAAAAATTAATTTGCCAAAGATAAATATTGCGTATTTATTATTTCCATCTGAACTAGGGAAAATTCATAATTTACCAGACTTATTAAAAGGCAGGGGGATATATCAAATAGTTATTTCTACACTTGACTTTATACCTACATCAAAATTTGAAAATGAATCGTTAAAATTTAATAACTTAAATGAATCATACGAATTTCAAAAGAAAATAAAAAAACTAATTGAGCTGGGAAAAGATTATGGTTTAGAAATATATTGTAATGTACCAATATTAACAAACAAATTAAAAACTTGTAGTGAAAATCCTGAAAGAAGTTTTTTTTTGGGGAGTGATGGATCTGTATCTCCTTGTGTTTTTACAAATTTGCCTTTGATTTTGAATTCAACAGATGATAATAAGAATTATAATAAATTAGTTTTTGGTAATATTGAAGAAGATGATTTAATCAAAATTTGGAATTCAAAGGAGTATAAAGACTTTCGAGCTTCATTTGAAAAAGAATTATGTAATATGCCATGTAAAGATTGCCTAAAAAGATACATTTTTCCAATAGAAACAACTTTTGATTCAACTTTTGTATCCATACCGATTAGCTAA